Proteins from one Rosa chinensis cultivar Old Blush chromosome 7, RchiOBHm-V2, whole genome shotgun sequence genomic window:
- the LOC112180412 gene encoding polyadenylate-binding protein-interacting protein 11, which produces MAVVENLENAGVELGKTVGSASGNRNPEVTTEQPSAAAAGVAVTSNDQDQSSAKHGPLRQRLEAALQQQQQYAMVNGNGNGNQNGQLSFDQVVHHQQRSNGEMNGGDHHNVGDSFNRDMRELRELFSKLNPMAEEFVPPSHANNNHGINGGFVDFTALMMQNGNRIGQINGGGFPGRRRNNQGKRRMNSRTSLAQREDRIRRTVYVSDIDQQVTEEQLAALFVTCGQVVDCRICGDPNSVLRFAFIEFTDEEGARAALSLAGTMLGFYPVRVLPSKTAIAPVNPTFLPRTEDEREMCARTIYCTNIDKKVSQADVKLFFESVCGEVYRLRLLGDYHHSTRIAFVEFVMAESAIAALNCSGVVLGSLPIRVSPSKTPVRPRAPRLPIH; this is translated from the exons ATGGCAGTGGTTGAGAATCTCGAGAATGCTGGGGTGGAGTTGGGGAAGACCGTGGGGTCCGCCTCAGGGAATCGGAACCCGGAGGTTACGACGGAGCAGCCATCGGCGGCTGCTGCTGGTGTTGCCGTGACATCCAACGATCAGGATCAGTCCTCGGCCAAGCACGGGCCTTTACGGCAGCGGCTCGAGGCGGCTctacagcagcagcagcagtacGCGATGGTAAACGGTAACGGTAACGGGAACCAGAACGGTCAGCTGAGCTTCGATCAGGTGGTGCATCACCAGCAGCGATCTAACGGCGAGATGAACGGCGGGGATCACCACAACGTGGGGGACAGCTTCAATCGGGACATGAGGGAGCTGAGGGAGCTCTTCTCTAAGCTCAACCCCATGGCGGAGGAGTTTGTGCCTCCCTCACATGCTAACAACAACCATGGAATCAACGGTGGGTTTGTTGACTTCACCGCACTGATGATGCAGAATGGAAACAGAATCGGACAAATTAACGGTGGTGGTTTTCCCGGCCGACGA AGGAATAATCAAGGAAAGAGGAGAATGAACAGCAGGACCAGTCTAGCCCAGCGAGAAGATAGAATTCGAAGGACTGTGTATGTGTCTGACATTGATCAACAG GTCACTGAGGAACAGCTCGCAGCTCTATTCGTTACTTGTGGGCAG GTTGTTGACTGCCGAATTTGTGGTGACCCGAATTCTGTACTCCGTTTTGCCTTTATTGAGTTCACTGATGAAG AAGGTGCAAGGGCTGCTTTGAGTCTTGCCGGGACAATGCTTGGGTTCTACCCTGTGAGGGTGTTGCCTTCTAAGACAGCTATTGCACCTGTTAACCCAACATTCTTGCCTCGG ACTGAAGATGAACGTGAGATGTGTGCAAGAACGATATACTGTACAAATATTGACAAGAAG GTTTCTCAAGCTGATGTTAAGCTCTTTTTTGAATCAGTTTGTGGAGAG GTTTATCGTCTGAGGCTGCTGGGAGACTATCACCACTCCACTCGTATTGCATTTGTTGAGTTTGTGATG GCTGAAAGTGCAATTGCTGCTCTCAATTGTAGTGGTGTGGTTTTGGGATCATTGCCAATCAG GGTAAGTCCATCCAAGACACCTGTTCGTCCACGCGCTCCTCGCCTTCCCATACATTGA
- the LOC112177321 gene encoding uncharacterized protein LOC112177321: protein MDVEFNEIGQGSASADVDGDDNEAMYGALDSDEEYIGNEVGFDGEVDGDGFPEFNPKTDMHNPQFCIGMKFATPKILRVAIRKRAIQKGWEALFVKSDKDKIKVICKAENCPFVLHASTMQHANTLQIKTYNPAHTCARVHENRMIRVPYLTEKYAEQIKLNPDWSTESLAQAMSAGVKARVSNQQAYRAKKAALSLLEADIKEQYARIRDYGDELRRADPNTTIDIKCDFNEGQLPVFKRIYICLGALKMGFRAGCRSILGLDGYHLKSCYGGQIHTAVGLDANNTTWVLAYAMVELENTDSWTWFLDLLAKDLNIRDEGAGWTFINDKQKGLLPAFEEVMPLADLRFCVRHLWTNFNKLFPGKVMKDQLWACAKATTENYFIKEMVLMNQLDPSA from the exons ATGGATGTTGAGTTTAATGAAATTGGTCAAGGGTCCGCTTCTGCAGATGTAGATGGTGATGACAATGAAGCAATGTATGGAGCACTTGACTCTGATGAGGAGTATATTGGGAATGAGGTAGGGTTTGATGGGGAAGTAGATGGAGATGGGTTCCCTGAGTTCAACCCCAAAACTGATATGCATAACCCTCAATTCTGCATAGGTATGAAGTTTGCAACCCCAAAGATATTGAGAGTTGCAATAAGAAAAAGAGCAATTCAAAAAGGGTGGGAAGCTTTGTTTGTTAAGAGTGACAAGGATAAGATAAAGGTGATATGCAAAGCAGAAAATTGCCCATTTGTGCTTCACGCATCGACGATGCAACATGCAAACACTTTGCAAATCAAGACCTACAATCCTGCACACACTTGTGCTAGAGTTCATGAAAACCGCATGATTAGGGTACCATACTTGACTGAGAAGTATGCTGAGCAGATTAAGCTCAACCCCGATTGGTCAACAG AGTCACTTGCACAAGCCATGTCAGCTGGTGTGAAGGCAAGAGTGTCAAACCAGCAGGCTTACAGAGCAAAAAAGGCAGCCTTATCCCTTTTAGAAGCTGACATCAAGGAGCAATATGCAAGGATAAGAGACTATGGGGATGAGCTTAGAAGAGCAGATCCAAATACCACAATTGACATCAAGTGTGACTTCAATGAAGGCCAGTTACCTGTGTTCAAGAGGATTTATATATGTTTAGGAGCACTTAAGATGGGATTTAGAGCTGGATGTAGGTCCATACTTGGCCTCGATGGGTACCATTTGAAGAGCTGCTATGGAGGTCAGATACATACAGCTGTGGGGTTGGATGCAAATAACACAACCTGGGTGTTGGCCTATGCTATGGTAGAGTTGGAGAATACCGATAGCTGGACTTGGTTTTTGGACCTGTTAGCTAAGGATCTGAACATAAGGGATGAAGGAGCTGGTTGGaccttcattaatgataaaCAGAAGGGGTTGTTACCTGCTTTTGAGGAAGTTATGCCACTTGCAGACCTGAGATTTTGTGTTAGACACTTGTGGACGAACTTCAACAAATTATTTCCTGGCAAGGTGATGAAGGATCAGCTTTGGGCATGTGCCAAGGCCACCACCGAGAACTATTTTATCAAGGAAATGGTCTTGATGAACCAATTAGATCCTTCAGCATAG
- the LOC112180413 gene encoding alcohol dehydrogenase-like 4 has translation MGKTTGKVITCRAAVVWGPGEPFVMEQVQVDPPEKKEVRIKILFTSICHTDLSAWKGENEAQRAFPRILGHEAAGIVESVGEGVTDMKEGDHVIPIFNGECGDCICCKHQKTNICNNFGVNPMKTVMNSDGKTRFSIIAKDGGDRKPIYHFLSTSTFSEYTVLESACVVRIDSEAPLKKMALLSCGVSTGVGAAWNVANVQPGSTVAIFGLGAVGLAVAEGARARGASKIIGVDINPNKFIKGQVMGITDFINPTEPGKPLHERVGEITEGGVDYSFECVGNSDVLREAFLCTHEGWGFTVILGIHATPKMLALHPMELFHGRGIIGSVFGGFKGKSQLPRFAKECMRGVVDLDEFITHELPFEKINDAFKLLVEGQSLRCVLHL, from the exons ATGGGGAAGACAACCGGAAAGGTCATCACCTGCAGAG CTGCTGTTGTTTGGGGTCCCGGGGAGCCTTTTGTGATGGAACAAGTTCAAGTGGACCCACCGGAGAAAAAGGAGGTCCGAATCAAGATCCTCTTCACCTCAATCTGTCACACTGATCTCAGTGCTTGGAAAGGAGAG AATGAAGCTCAGCGGGCCTTTCCTCGCATTCTAGGCCATGAAGCCGCCGG AATTGTTGAGAGCGTTGGTGAAGGTGTGACAGACATGAAAGAAGGGGATCATGTGATCCCTATCTTCAACGGGGAGTGTGGTGACTGCATCTGCTGCAAGCATCAGAAGACTAATATCTGTAACAACTTTGGAGTAAACCCGATGAAGACGGTGATGAACAGTGATGGTAAAACTAGGTTCTCCATAATAGCCAAGGATGGCGGTGATAGAAAACCCATATATCATTTTCTCAGCACATCAACTTTCAGCGAGTACACAGTTCTTGAGTCCGCCTGTGTAGTCAGGATTGACTCGGAAGCTCCCCTCAAGAAGATGGCATTGCTCAGTTGTGGTGTTTCAACTG GAGTTGGTGCTGCATGGAATGTTGCCAATGTTCAACCCGGCTCGACCGTTGCCATTTTCGGTTTAGGCGCCGTCGGACTTGCT GTTGCTGAAGGAGCAAGAGCCAGGGGAGCATCTAAAATAATTGGGGTTGACATTAACCCCAATAAATTCATCAAAG GCCAAGTAATGGGAATCACAGATTTCATAAACCCTACCGAACCTGGAAAGCCTTTGCATGAG AGAGTTGGGGAAATAACAGAAGGAGGTGTGGACTATAGCTTCGAGTGTGTAGGAAACTCTGATGTTCTTCGGGAAGCCTTTCTCTGCACACATGAG GGATGGGGTTTTACTGTGATATTGGGAATTCATGCTACCCCAAAAATGCTTGCCCTCCATCCAATGGAACTGTTTCATGGTCGAGGAATTATTGGATCTGTGTTTGGAGGCTTCAAAGGGAAGAGCCAACTCCCCCGTTTTGCCAAAGAATGCATGCGAGGG GTGGTCGATTTAGACGAGTTCATAACACATGAGCTTCCCTTCGAGAAGATAAACGATGCGTTTAAGTTGCTCGTTGAAGGCCAGTCACTGAGATGCGTTCTGCATCTGTGA